In Alphaproteobacteria bacterium US3C007, one genomic interval encodes:
- the ugpE gene encoding sn-glycerol-3-phosphate ABC transporter permease UgpE has product MVEKRGMGLWLTHGFMITGVLIIFFPIWLAFVASTVTQPEIVSPPMPLLPGGHFWENYKTALLSGVNVPVATMLMNSLIMAIGIAVGKIIISLLSAFAIVYFRFPGRTIFFWMIFLTLMLPVEVRILPTFEVVAGFGMLNSYSGLIFPLIASATATFLFRQFFLTIPDELAEAARVDGAQPMRFFIDIVLPMSRTNIAALFVILFIYGWNQYLWPLLITTDPEMNTIVMGIKQMFPSGDDVAEWPVIMATSILAMIPPVIVVVSMQKLFVRGLVDSEK; this is encoded by the coding sequence ATGGTTGAAAAACGCGGCATGGGCCTTTGGCTTACGCATGGTTTCATGATTACCGGCGTTTTAATTATTTTCTTTCCGATCTGGCTGGCCTTTGTTGCATCAACCGTGACGCAACCAGAGATCGTCTCGCCGCCCATGCCTCTCCTGCCGGGAGGCCATTTTTGGGAAAATTATAAAACCGCCTTGTTATCGGGGGTAAACGTGCCCGTGGCCACCATGTTGATGAACAGTTTGATTATGGCGATCGGAATTGCCGTTGGCAAAATTATCATCTCTCTGCTCAGTGCTTTTGCCATTGTATATTTTCGGTTTCCGGGCCGCACCATTTTCTTTTGGATGATTTTCTTAACCTTGATGCTGCCCGTCGAAGTGCGTATTTTACCCACCTTTGAAGTGGTGGCCGGCTTTGGTATGCTGAACAGCTATTCCGGCCTTATTTTCCCGCTTATCGCATCAGCCACCGCAACCTTTCTGTTTAGGCAATTTTTTCTCACCATTCCGGATGAGCTGGCCGAGGCTGCGCGCGTTGACGGCGCGCAACCGATGCGGTTTTTCATTGATATCGTTCTGCCCATGAGCCGCACAAATATCGCAGCGCTCTTTGTGATCTTATTTATCTATGGCTGGAACCAATATCTTTGGCCCCTTTTGATTACAACCGACCCTGAAATGAACACGATCGTGATGGGTATAAAGCAAATGTTCCCCAGCGGCGATGATGTGGCTGAATGGCCCGTGATCATGGCAACATCGATTCTGGCGATGATCCCCCCTGTTATCGTTGTTGTCTCGATGCAAAAGCTTTTCGTGCGCGGCCTTGTCGATAGTGAGAAATAG
- the ugpA gene encoding sn-glycerol-3-phosphate ABC transporter permease UgpA, producing MEKRVTFRGWLLPLVLIAPQVMISAIFFFYPAGQAIWQSLFIPDPFGLSARFVGLGNFEFLISDKYYRASFITTAVFSLLVTLCSMIPALFLAVLADRLIKGSGVYRTLLIWPYAVAPAVAGVLWLFMFNTRVGVVSWYLGHLGYDWNHVLNGGEAMGLVVVASAWGRISYNFLFFFAALQSVPRSVVEAAAIDGARFWRRFFTVILPLLSPTAFFLLVVNIVYAFFETFGVIHTITAGGPQQSTTILVYKVFSDGFVGQDLGSSAAQSVILLFVVGLLTVIQFKYIEKRVHY from the coding sequence ATGGAAAAGCGCGTCACCTTTCGCGGTTGGCTGCTGCCGCTGGTGTTGATTGCACCGCAGGTGATGATCTCGGCGATATTTTTCTTTTACCCAGCCGGACAGGCTATTTGGCAATCGCTGTTTATACCCGATCCGTTTGGCCTCTCTGCTCGCTTTGTTGGGCTTGGAAATTTCGAATTTCTTATCAGCGATAAATATTATCGCGCATCTTTTATCACCACAGCCGTGTTCTCTTTGTTGGTCACGCTCTGTTCGATGATCCCAGCGCTGTTTTTAGCCGTGCTGGCAGATCGTTTGATAAAGGGCTCGGGCGTGTACCGTACCCTGCTCATCTGGCCTTATGCGGTTGCACCGGCCGTTGCGGGGGTTTTATGGTTGTTCATGTTTAACACCCGCGTCGGCGTTGTCTCATGGTATCTGGGGCATTTGGGCTATGATTGGAACCATGTGCTCAATGGTGGCGAAGCCATGGGGCTGGTCGTAGTGGCTTCGGCATGGGGGCGTATCAGCTATAACTTCCTGTTCTTCTTCGCCGCGCTGCAATCCGTACCACGCTCAGTTGTTGAAGCAGCAGCGATCGACGGCGCACGGTTTTGGCGGAGGTTTTTCACAGTTATATTACCACTTTTATCGCCTACAGCATTTTTCTTGTTGGTGGTAAACATCGTTTACGCGTTTTTTGAAACTTTTGGCGTCATTCATACGATTACGGCAGGCGGCCCGCAGCAATCCACCACCATTCTTGTATATAAAGTATTTTCCGATGGGTTTGTCGGCCAAGATCTTGGTTCATCCGCCGCCCAATCGGTGATCCTTCTCTTCGTGGTTGGCCTGCTCACGGTTATCCAATTTAAATATATCGAGAAAAGAGTGCATTACTGA
- a CDS encoding glycerophosphodiester phosphodiesterase family protein: MQHPAVEAFRGGPNLIRVVGHRGARGILPENSMIGFEFLMQTGTPLLEFDVLMTSDMVPVITHNHHLHGAICRGPDKGFLNEEPKVAHLSWAEIQKFDIGWIDGTTAYGQRFPERAQLNNIRIPSLYQLLKAAGQPPFVDAKFMLEIKSDPEFAQDIDYRRQLIEIIIGLVRAAGVAQRTLLHSFDWDLLAECARQAPDIPISFLTQMPKNMPHQGEDSAHSISPGFSGCEDNIPKMVEAAGGALWCPYIADITPKTTALAKELGLCVAAWTANEPTEIDQMIDLGVDAIVTDYPGRVQRRLSDRGINW; the protein is encoded by the coding sequence ATGCAACATCCCGCAGTTGAAGCCTTTCGCGGGGGTCCAAACCTTATTCGCGTGGTCGGGCATCGCGGCGCGCGCGGTATTTTGCCCGAAAATTCCATGATTGGATTTGAATTTCTGATGCAAACGGGCACCCCACTATTGGAATTTGATGTGTTGATGACCTCGGATATGGTACCAGTCATTACCCATAATCATCATCTTCATGGCGCGATTTGCCGCGGCCCAGATAAAGGTTTTCTAAATGAAGAACCAAAAGTCGCCCATCTAAGCTGGGCAGAAATCCAAAAATTTGATATCGGGTGGATTGATGGCACGACCGCCTATGGGCAGCGCTTTCCTGAAAGGGCCCAGCTGAATAATATTCGTATTCCCAGCCTTTACCAACTTTTAAAAGCCGCAGGCCAACCACCATTTGTCGATGCCAAATTCATGCTTGAAATCAAATCAGATCCCGAATTTGCGCAGGATATCGATTATCGCAGGCAATTGATCGAAATCATTATCGGGCTAGTCCGCGCTGCAGGGGTTGCCCAGCGCACGCTTTTGCACAGCTTCGATTGGGATCTGCTTGCCGAATGCGCGCGACAAGCGCCTGATATTCCAATTTCATTTCTTACCCAAATGCCCAAAAATATGCCGCATCAGGGCGAAGATTCAGCGCATTCCATAAGCCCCGGTTTTTCTGGATGTGAGGATAATATCCCGAAAATGGTAGAGGCTGCTGGTGGCGCGCTTTGGTGCCCCTATATTGCTGACATAACCCCCAAAACGACAGCACTTGCCAAAGAGTTGGGTCTGTGCGTTGCAGCCTGGACCGCCAACGAGCCAACCGAGATTGATCAGATGATCGATTTAGGTGTCGACGCGATTGTCACCGATTATCCGGGCCGGGTTCAACGCCGGCTTTCAGATCGAGGCATCAACTGGTGA
- a CDS encoding sn-glycerol-3-phosphate import ATP-binding protein UgpC, which produces MANVTLKNIKKSFGATHVIHGIDAEIKDGEFIVIVGPSGCGKSTLLRMVAGLETITSGDIFIGDERANEKEPMDRDIAMVFQNYALYPHMSVRQNMGYGLKIAKLPKSEIDAKVQDAAKLLQLEPLLERKPRQLSGGQRQRVAMGRAIVREPSVFLFDEPLSNLDAKLRVQMRLEIRELQEKLGITALYVTHDQVEAMTMADRMIVMNGGIAEQIGTPLDVYEKPQTLFAAQFIGSPAMNIFDAHIEGGQVKIRDLPIGPAQGRDGPVKLGIRPEHLVKTSDAALNASIQMSEPLGANTLLHGKLTGFDNIAITASLPGVHLLETKSFHIGFAVEPANIHLFDPETGRRLPV; this is translated from the coding sequence ATGGCAAATGTTACGTTAAAAAATATCAAGAAAAGCTTTGGAGCCACGCATGTTATCCATGGGATAGATGCTGAAATTAAGGATGGCGAATTTATCGTGATCGTCGGCCCATCAGGCTGTGGAAAATCAACGCTTCTGCGTATGGTTGCTGGGCTTGAGACCATTACATCGGGCGATATTTTTATCGGCGATGAACGCGCGAATGAGAAAGAGCCGATGGATCGCGACATCGCCATGGTGTTCCAAAATTACGCGCTATACCCGCATATGTCCGTGCGCCAAAATATGGGCTATGGTTTGAAAATCGCGAAATTGCCCAAAAGCGAAATTGACGCTAAGGTTCAAGATGCAGCAAAACTGTTGCAACTAGAGCCCTTATTAGAGCGCAAACCGCGCCAATTATCTGGCGGTCAACGTCAACGCGTGGCAATGGGGCGGGCCATCGTGCGCGAACCTTCGGTGTTTTTATTCGATGAACCCCTGTCAAACCTTGATGCCAAATTGCGCGTTCAAATGCGGCTTGAAATCCGGGAATTGCAAGAGAAATTGGGGATCACCGCGCTATATGTCACCCATGATCAAGTTGAAGCCATGACCATGGCCGACCGTATGATCGTGATGAATGGAGGCATCGCAGAACAGATCGGTACGCCTTTAGACGTATATGAAAAACCACAAACCCTATTTGCAGCTCAATTTATCGGCAGCCCAGCAATGAATATCTTCGATGCGCATATCGAAGGGGGCCAGGTGAAAATAAGAGATCTGCCTATTGGGCCCGCTCAGGGCCGCGATGGCCCTGTCAAGCTAGGGATCCGTCCCGAGCATTTGGTAAAAACATCCGATGCAGCATTGAACGCCTCGATACAAATGTCCGAACCTCTGGGTGCGAACACGCTGCTGCATGGAAAATTAACGGGGTTCGACAATATAGCAATCACCGCCAGTTTACCCGGCGTGCATCTTTTAGAAACCAAATCCTTTCACATCGGCTTTGCCGTTGAACCCGCCAACATCCATCTGTTCGATCCCGAGACCGGGCGCAGGTTGCCAGTTTGA